In Priestia megaterium NBRC 15308 = ATCC 14581, the following proteins share a genomic window:
- the xseA gene encoding exodeoxyribonuclease VII large subunit → MSEVRYLTVTALTRYIKRKFDVDPHMQDVWIKGEISNFKRHSRGHMYFTLKDQNARIAAVMFAGHNRLLNFQPEEGMNVLIRAEISVYEPSGNYQMYVKEMQPDGVGNLYLAYEQLKKKLEKEGLFDPARKRKLPKYPTTIGVITSPTGAAVRDIITTLKRRYNANIIVMPALVQGVNAAPSIIKAIEEANRRKEADVLIVGRGGGSIEELWAFNEESVARAIFTSTIPVISAVGHETDFTIADFVADLRAPTPTGAAELAVPHISEITERLTQRNIRLLRSMKEMLQSSSRRLERSQKSYAFRYPQKLVEQKEQQLDQLMERFYREGRRYIEHKRTNYEQLTAALLRNHPEHQLTKAAERQQQLTKMLTKEMQQLLKQKQLLFATATSKLHTLSPLKTMERGYSLVYDKEKELIKSTKQVSKGDVVNVRLTDGQLQCEVSKIEER, encoded by the coding sequence ATGAGTGAAGTGCGTTATCTAACCGTTACGGCTCTTACACGATACATTAAGCGCAAGTTTGATGTAGACCCTCACATGCAAGATGTATGGATTAAAGGAGAAATTTCCAACTTTAAACGTCATAGTCGGGGACATATGTATTTCACCTTGAAAGATCAAAATGCTCGTATCGCAGCCGTTATGTTTGCTGGGCATAACCGGCTGCTTAATTTTCAGCCTGAAGAAGGAATGAATGTACTCATTCGAGCTGAAATTTCGGTTTATGAACCAAGCGGAAATTATCAAATGTACGTAAAAGAAATGCAGCCTGACGGCGTTGGAAATTTATACTTAGCCTACGAACAGCTGAAAAAAAAGCTGGAAAAAGAAGGCTTATTTGATCCTGCTAGGAAACGAAAACTGCCCAAGTATCCAACAACAATAGGTGTTATTACATCTCCAACTGGAGCAGCCGTACGTGATATTATTACGACATTAAAGCGCAGATATAATGCGAACATTATTGTTATGCCCGCTCTTGTTCAAGGAGTGAATGCGGCACCGTCTATCATTAAGGCAATTGAAGAAGCAAACCGTCGTAAAGAAGCAGACGTATTAATTGTTGGCCGCGGTGGTGGGTCAATTGAAGAGCTTTGGGCTTTTAACGAAGAAAGCGTTGCTCGTGCAATTTTCACTTCTACTATTCCTGTTATTTCAGCGGTTGGACATGAAACCGATTTTACAATTGCAGATTTTGTAGCAGATCTTCGCGCTCCTACTCCAACAGGTGCTGCGGAATTAGCTGTGCCTCATATCAGTGAAATTACAGAAAGATTGACTCAGCGAAACATCCGTCTTCTTCGTTCAATGAAAGAAATGCTTCAGTCTAGTAGCCGCAGGCTTGAACGATCCCAGAAATCATATGCTTTTCGTTATCCTCAAAAGTTGGTCGAGCAAAAAGAGCAGCAGTTAGATCAGTTGATGGAGCGTTTTTATCGTGAAGGTAGAAGGTACATTGAACATAAACGGACGAACTACGAGCAGCTAACAGCCGCTTTGTTGCGCAATCACCCCGAGCATCAGTTAACGAAAGCGGCGGAGCGTCAACAGCAGCTGACGAAAATGCTGACAAAAGAGATGCAGCAGCTGCTAAAGCAAAAACAGCTTTTATTTGCAACGGCAACGTCAAAATTACATACGCTTAGTCCATTAAAAACAATGGAAAGAGGCTACAGCTTAGTATACGATAAAGAAAAAGAGTTAATTAAATCAACCAAACAAGTATCCAAAGGCGATGTGGTAAACGTTCGTTTGACCGATGGACAGTTGCAGTGTGAAGTTTCGAAAATAGAGGAGCGATGA
- a CDS encoding Asp23/Gls24 family envelope stress response protein, producing MNENHVLEMEEHPNSLGKVEIAPEVIEVIAGIAASEVEGVSAMRGNFAAGVVEKLGKKNHGKGVKVDLTENGIKVDVFCMMKFGVSIPNVAQQVQDNIRQALKNMTAIDLDEVNIHIVGIQFDTQKTDIEEVE from the coding sequence ATGAATGAAAATCATGTATTAGAAATGGAAGAACACCCAAATTCTCTTGGCAAAGTAGAAATTGCTCCTGAGGTTATTGAAGTCATTGCGGGTATTGCTGCTTCTGAAGTAGAAGGCGTTTCTGCAATGAGAGGAAATTTTGCAGCTGGCGTTGTGGAGAAACTAGGAAAGAAAAACCACGGTAAAGGTGTAAAAGTGGACTTAACAGAAAACGGGATAAAAGTAGACGTATTTTGTATGATGAAGTTTGGAGTGTCTATTCCAAACGTAGCGCAACAAGTACAAGATAACATTCGTCAAGCCCTTAAAAATATGACAGCTATTGATCTCGATGAAGTAAACATTCATATCGTAGGGATTCAGTTTGATACGCAAAAAACTGATATTGAAGAAGTTGAATAA
- the accC gene encoding acetyl-CoA carboxylase biotin carboxylase subunit yields MIKKLLIANRGEIAVRIIRACKELGVESVAVHSQADRDSLHVQLADEAYCIGPTSSKDSYLNFTNIMSVAMLTGCDAIHPGYGFLAENADFAELCRECNVTFVGPSPEAINKMGTKDVARETMREAGVPIVPGSTGIVESVEDGMSIANDIGYPVIIKATAGGGGKGIRVAKNEQELIKGITITQQEAATAFGNPGVYIEKFIEDFRHVEIQVLADSHGNTVHLGERDCSIQRRLQKLIEETPSPALDEKTRELMGDAAVKAAQAVNYTGAGTVEFIYDYRENKFYFMEMNTRIQVEHPVTEMVTGVDLIKEQIKVANGETLPFTQEEVTFNGWAIECRINAENPEKNFMPSPGTIQMYLPPGGYGVRVDSAAYPGYAIPPYYDSMVAKLIVHAPTREEAIERMKRALDEFVIDGVATTIPFHQKLLNHEKFVSGEFNTKFLELYDVMNS; encoded by the coding sequence ATGATTAAAAAGCTATTAATTGCGAATCGAGGAGAAATTGCGGTTCGAATTATTCGAGCGTGTAAAGAGTTAGGTGTAGAATCAGTAGCTGTTCATTCTCAAGCTGATCGCGATTCTTTGCATGTACAATTAGCAGACGAAGCGTATTGTATTGGACCAACGTCATCTAAAGACAGCTATTTAAACTTTACAAACATTATGAGTGTTGCGATGCTAACGGGCTGTGACGCTATTCACCCTGGATACGGCTTTTTAGCTGAAAACGCTGATTTTGCAGAGCTATGCAGAGAGTGTAACGTTACATTTGTAGGACCAAGTCCTGAAGCCATTAACAAAATGGGAACAAAAGACGTAGCGAGAGAAACGATGCGTGAAGCGGGTGTTCCAATTGTTCCTGGTTCAACTGGAATTGTAGAGTCAGTGGAAGACGGTATGTCAATCGCTAATGATATTGGCTATCCTGTTATTATTAAAGCAACGGCAGGAGGCGGAGGAAAAGGAATCCGCGTTGCGAAAAATGAACAAGAGCTTATTAAAGGTATTACAATTACACAGCAAGAAGCTGCTACAGCTTTCGGTAACCCTGGTGTGTACATTGAAAAGTTCATTGAGGATTTCCGTCACGTTGAGATCCAAGTGTTGGCTGATTCTCATGGGAATACTGTACATTTAGGAGAGCGTGATTGCTCGATTCAACGCCGTCTTCAAAAGTTAATTGAAGAAACGCCTTCTCCAGCGTTAGACGAAAAAACGCGTGAATTAATGGGCGACGCTGCTGTTAAAGCTGCTCAAGCCGTTAATTACACAGGAGCCGGAACAGTGGAATTCATTTATGATTACCGTGAAAACAAATTTTACTTCATGGAAATGAATACGCGTATCCAAGTAGAACACCCTGTTACAGAGATGGTGACAGGAGTTGACTTAATTAAAGAACAAATCAAAGTGGCAAATGGTGAAACTTTACCGTTTACGCAAGAAGAAGTGACATTTAACGGATGGGCAATTGAGTGCCGAATCAACGCGGAAAACCCAGAGAAAAACTTTATGCCATCACCAGGTACGATTCAAATGTACTTGCCGCCAGGTGGCTACGGAGTGCGCGTAGACTCTGCTGCATACCCGGGCTATGCAATCCCGCCTTACTATGATTCAATGGTGGCTAAATTGATTGTTCATGCGCCAACTCGTGAGGAAGCTATTGAACGAATGAAGCGGGCGTTAGATGAATTTGTTATCGACGGCGTTGCAACCACTATTCCTTTTCACCAAAAACTATTAAATCATGAAAAATTTGTTAGCGGTGAATTCAACACGAAGTTTCTTGAGCTATATGACGTAATGAATTCTTAG
- the accB gene encoding acetyl-CoA carboxylase biotin carboxyl carrier protein — protein sequence MLKIQEIREIIKLVDQSSIEEFTYEHEGSKIKMKKKDAIVSKQAQQVVVSAPEQVAAPAPQAAAAPAPAPAAQSAQPKEEQAAPAVDESLHKITSPMVGTFYASSSPESDVYVTPGDKVQKDSVVCIVEAMKLFNEIEAEVKGEIVDVLVESGQLVEYGQPLFLVKPE from the coding sequence ATGTTAAAAATTCAAGAGATCCGTGAGATCATTAAACTAGTTGATCAATCATCAATCGAGGAGTTCACCTATGAGCACGAAGGCTCCAAAATCAAGATGAAGAAAAAAGACGCAATTGTTTCCAAACAAGCGCAGCAAGTAGTGGTTTCGGCACCTGAACAAGTGGCAGCACCTGCACCGCAGGCAGCAGCGGCTCCAGCGCCAGCCCCAGCAGCACAGTCTGCTCAACCAAAAGAAGAACAAGCGGCCCCAGCGGTTGATGAAAGCTTACATAAAATTACATCTCCGATGGTAGGGACTTTCTATGCGTCATCATCGCCAGAATCAGATGTATACGTGACTCCTGGAGATAAAGTACAAAAAGATTCGGTTGTATGTATCGTAGAAGCAATGAAATTATTTAATGAAATCGAAGCAGAAGTTAAAGGTGAAATCGTTGACGTATTAGTTGAAAGTGGACAACTTGTAGAATACGGTCAACCTCTTTTCTTAGTAAAGCCTGAATAA
- the nusB gene encoding transcription antitermination factor NusB: MKRHTARQKALQALFQHDLGQTEPMEAIGNVVQNEKSDQFLESLVLGVVEHQQEIDELLRNHLEKWTLDRVATVDRVILRIAVYEMKYEEEIPTSVTLNEAIELAKTFGDDQSSKFINGVLSKVLTTLSK; encoded by the coding sequence ATGAAAAGACATACAGCACGCCAAAAAGCATTACAAGCACTATTTCAGCATGATTTAGGGCAGACCGAGCCAATGGAGGCAATCGGAAATGTTGTACAAAATGAAAAGTCTGATCAATTTTTAGAAAGTCTCGTGCTAGGTGTGGTTGAACATCAGCAAGAAATTGATGAACTTTTACGCAATCATTTAGAAAAATGGACGTTAGATCGTGTAGCTACTGTAGACCGCGTTATCCTACGTATTGCCGTATACGAAATGAAGTATGAAGAAGAAATTCCTACGAGCGTTACGTTAAATGAAGCGATTGAATTAGCGAAAACGTTCGGCGATGATCAATCAAGCAAGTTTATCAATGGCGTATTGTCTAAAGTGTTAACAACTTTATCTAAATAA